A single region of the Streptomyces caelestis genome encodes:
- a CDS encoding phosphatidylglycerol lysyltransferase domain-containing protein, protein MSGEVPSHGAATAGTGRMSRLRHRLPGPRPEAVPVLVGRACALVGLLDIAAGVFPRFRHSRMHAIAEVLPGALGPFAAALSLSAGVLLLLLAHGLKRGKRRAWRAAVVLLPAGAVAQFTYRHSIVGVLISLALLAPLLRHRDQFSALPDPRSRWRALANFVLMSAGSLLLGLLIVSVHAERIVGDPSLADRITHVIYGLFGFEGPVDYQGNTSWTVAFSLGALGLLTAVTTIYLAFRPEHPAAQLTEEDEARLRALLERHGGRDSLGHFALRRDKAVVFSPSGKAAVTYRVVSGVMLASGDPIGDVEAWPGAIERFMDEAKAHSWTPAVMGCSETGGEVWTRETGLDALELGDEAVVDVADFSLAGRAMRNVRQMVKRIERAGYETRVRRVRDVGEAELERIRRAADDWRGTDTERGFSMALGRVGDPADGDCLIATAHKQDDHLGPYGDLKAILHFVPWGTDGASLDLMRRDRSADPGMNELLIVAALQAAPKLGIARVSLNFAMFRAALARGEKIGAGPVLRAWRGLLVFLSRWFQIESLYKFNAKFQPRWEPRFVVYRASGDLPRIGFAAMQAEGFVNLALPLPRFLRRRRPSVRRPCPHGTTTERNVRAA, encoded by the coding sequence ATGTCGGGCGAGGTTCCGAGTCACGGAGCCGCCACGGCTGGTACGGGCCGGATGAGCCGTCTGCGCCACCGGCTGCCCGGACCACGCCCCGAGGCCGTCCCGGTCCTGGTCGGCAGAGCCTGCGCCCTGGTGGGGCTCCTGGACATCGCCGCGGGCGTCTTCCCACGCTTCCGGCACAGCCGTATGCACGCCATCGCCGAGGTACTGCCCGGCGCGCTCGGCCCGTTCGCGGCTGCCCTGTCCCTCAGCGCCGGAGTGCTGTTGCTGCTGCTCGCCCACGGCCTCAAGCGTGGCAAGCGCCGGGCCTGGCGGGCGGCCGTGGTCCTGCTGCCGGCCGGTGCCGTCGCGCAGTTCACGTACCGGCACTCGATCGTCGGCGTGCTGATCTCACTGGCCCTGCTGGCGCCCCTGCTGCGGCACCGCGACCAGTTCTCGGCCCTGCCCGACCCGCGCAGCCGCTGGCGGGCGCTCGCCAACTTCGTGCTGATGAGCGCCGGTTCGCTGCTGCTGGGCCTGCTCATCGTCAGCGTCCACGCCGAGCGCATCGTCGGCGACCCGAGCCTGGCCGACCGCATCACCCACGTCATCTACGGCCTGTTCGGCTTCGAGGGGCCGGTCGACTACCAGGGCAACACCTCCTGGACGGTCGCCTTCTCGCTCGGCGCCCTCGGCCTGCTCACCGCCGTCACCACCATCTACCTGGCCTTCCGCCCCGAACACCCGGCCGCGCAGCTCACCGAGGAGGACGAGGCCCGGCTGCGCGCCCTGCTGGAGCGGCACGGCGGCCGCGACTCCCTCGGCCACTTCGCGCTGCGCCGCGACAAGGCCGTCGTCTTCTCCCCCAGCGGCAAGGCCGCGGTGACGTACCGCGTGGTCTCCGGCGTGATGCTCGCCAGCGGCGACCCGATCGGCGACGTCGAGGCCTGGCCCGGCGCCATCGAACGGTTCATGGACGAGGCCAAGGCCCACTCCTGGACACCGGCCGTCATGGGCTGCTCCGAGACCGGGGGCGAGGTGTGGACCCGCGAGACCGGGCTCGACGCCCTCGAACTGGGTGACGAGGCGGTGGTGGACGTCGCGGATTTCTCCCTGGCCGGCCGCGCGATGCGCAACGTGCGCCAGATGGTCAAACGCATCGAGCGCGCCGGTTACGAGACCCGGGTACGGCGTGTCCGTGACGTCGGCGAGGCCGAGCTGGAGCGCATCCGCCGCGCCGCCGACGACTGGCGCGGCACCGACACCGAGCGCGGCTTCTCCATGGCCCTGGGCCGCGTCGGCGACCCCGCCGACGGCGACTGCCTCATCGCCACCGCCCACAAGCAGGACGACCACCTCGGCCCCTACGGCGACCTGAAGGCGATCCTGCACTTCGTGCCCTGGGGCACCGACGGCGCCTCCCTCGACCTCATGCGCCGCGACCGCTCGGCCGACCCCGGCATGAACGAACTGCTCATCGTGGCCGCCCTCCAGGCCGCCCCCAAGCTCGGCATCGCGCGCGTCTCCCTCAACTTCGCCATGTTCCGCGCGGCGCTGGCCCGCGGCGAGAAGATCGGCGCCGGACCGGTGCTGCGCGCCTGGCGCGGACTGCTGGTCTTCCTCTCCCGCTGGTTCCAGATCGAGTCGCTGTACAAGTTCAACGCCAAGTTCCAGCCACGCTGGGAACCCCGCTTCGTGGTCTACCGGGCCTCCGGCGACCTTCCCCGCATCGGCTTCGCCGCCATGCAGGCCGAAGGCTTCGTCAACCTCGCCCTGCCGCTGCCGCGCTTCCTGCGCCGCCGTCGCCCGTCGGTCCGCCGCCCGTGCCCCCACGGCACGACGACGGAACGGAACGTCCGAGCGGCGTGA
- a CDS encoding alpha/beta hydrolase, with translation MGLTSNKMLALAVLSAVLLFAGTVWLWPRLARRGWRAVGGRVGLLLATQLALFAAVGLAANQAFGFYASWADLFGQEKDQGVVVDHTPGGGPLEVVGSRRVPGAGGVSPRAGGRIQQVDIVGRTTRIATPAYVYLPPEYFQPRYRTRTFPTAVVLTGYPGTASALVEKLHYPRTALELAREGRMPPMILVMLRPTVAPPRDTECVDVPGGPQTESFFARDLPDALRTHYRVAEKPGGFGIIGNSTGGYCALKIAMHHPGVYAAGAGLSAYYKAPIDATTGDLFQGDKGLRNRADLWWYLKHRPAPDTSLLVTSSRSGESNYQDTMRFIERVRATGRTRISSIILESGGHNFNTWRREIPATLEWIGGRLNGRWK, from the coding sequence CTGGGTCTCACGAGCAACAAGATGCTGGCGCTGGCGGTCCTGTCCGCCGTGCTGCTGTTCGCCGGCACGGTCTGGCTGTGGCCACGGCTGGCCCGGCGCGGTTGGCGGGCCGTGGGCGGGCGGGTCGGCCTGCTGCTCGCCACGCAGCTGGCGCTGTTCGCCGCGGTCGGCCTCGCCGCCAACCAGGCCTTCGGTTTCTACGCGAGCTGGGCGGACCTGTTCGGGCAGGAGAAGGACCAGGGCGTGGTCGTCGACCACACGCCGGGCGGCGGCCCCTTGGAGGTGGTCGGCTCGCGCCGGGTGCCGGGGGCGGGCGGGGTGAGTCCCCGGGCGGGCGGCCGGATCCAGCAGGTCGACATCGTGGGCCGTACGACGCGCATCGCCACGCCCGCGTACGTCTATCTGCCGCCGGAGTACTTCCAGCCGCGGTACCGCACCCGTACGTTCCCCACGGCCGTCGTGCTGACCGGTTACCCGGGCACGGCGTCGGCGCTGGTGGAGAAGCTCCACTACCCGCGCACGGCACTGGAGCTGGCCCGGGAGGGCCGGATGCCGCCGATGATCCTGGTGATGCTGCGGCCCACGGTGGCGCCGCCCCGGGACACGGAGTGCGTGGACGTCCCGGGCGGTCCGCAGACCGAGTCGTTCTTCGCCAGGGATCTGCCCGACGCGTTGCGCACGCACTACCGGGTGGCCGAAAAGCCGGGTGGTTTTGGCATCATCGGCAACTCGACGGGCGGCTACTGCGCCTTGAAGATCGCCATGCACCATCCCGGTGTGTATGCCGCCGGGGCGGGCTTGTCCGCGTACTACAAGGCGCCGATCGACGCCACGACGGGCGATCTCTTCCAGGGCGACAAGGGGCTCCGCAATCGCGCCGACCTGTGGTGGTACCTCAAGCACAGGCCCGCTCCCGACACTTCACTGCTCGTCACCAGCAGCAGGTCCGGCGAGTCCAACTACCAGGACACGATGCGGTTCATAGAGCGGGTGCGGGCCACCGGGCGGACACGGATCTCGTCGATCATCCTGGAAAGCGGCGGGCACAACTTCAACACCTGGCGGCGCGAGATTCCGGCGACGCTGGAGTGGATCGGCGGACGGCTGAACGGCCGCTGGAAATGA
- a CDS encoding PH domain-containing protein, whose product MTAREAAGDPGDAGAVEPPEAARTAGAPGAAEASEAARTTGAAEAPETARTAGAGKGIAERRLHPVTPLRRAWAPVAVVIGWAVHDPDGAQRHLTRLNTTTLLIGLAVILPAAALYGFCSWWFTHFAVTETELRIRTGLVFRRTAHIRLERIQAVDVTQPLLARVAGVAKLKLDVIGTDKKDELAFLGADEARALRAELLARAAGFAPETAHEVGEAPSRQMLRVPPGVLATSLVLSGATWVSLTAALVVPPVLWLATESVWTVLAVALPLLGAAGASSVGRFVAEYDWTVAESPDGLRLDHGLLDRAHETVPPGRVQTVRIVEPLLWRRRGWVRVELDVAGSSNSVLVPVAPREIAEVVVARVLPGVTVPERAALSPSPRRARWCVPVWWRGYGLAVTDAVFAARSGLLRRRLALVPHAKVQSVRMTQGPWERARGVADVCVDTGANKTVRARLRDAAEARELLQAQAERSRTGRRDARPDRWMA is encoded by the coding sequence GTGACGGCGCGCGAGGCGGCCGGGGATCCCGGGGATGCGGGGGCTGTCGAGCCCCCCGAGGCCGCCCGGACCGCCGGGGCCCCCGGAGCTGCCGAAGCCTCCGAGGCCGCCCGGACCACCGGAGCTGCCGAGGCCCCCGAGACTGCCCGGACCGCCGGGGCCGGGAAGGGGATCGCCGAGCGGCGGCTGCACCCCGTCACACCGCTCAGGCGGGCCTGGGCGCCGGTCGCCGTGGTGATCGGCTGGGCGGTGCACGACCCCGACGGGGCGCAGCGCCATCTGACCCGGCTGAACACGACCACGCTGCTGATCGGCCTCGCCGTGATCCTCCCGGCCGCGGCCCTGTACGGCTTCTGCTCCTGGTGGTTCACGCACTTCGCGGTGACCGAGACCGAACTGCGCATCCGTACCGGCCTGGTGTTCCGGCGTACCGCGCACATCCGGCTGGAGCGGATCCAGGCCGTCGACGTCACCCAGCCGCTGCTCGCGCGGGTCGCGGGCGTCGCCAAGCTGAAACTCGACGTCATAGGCACCGACAAGAAGGACGAGCTGGCCTTCCTGGGCGCGGACGAGGCCCGGGCGCTGCGTGCCGAACTACTCGCCCGCGCGGCCGGATTCGCGCCCGAGACCGCGCACGAGGTCGGGGAGGCGCCGTCCCGGCAGATGCTGCGGGTGCCGCCCGGCGTGCTCGCGACGTCGCTGGTGCTGAGCGGGGCGACCTGGGTGTCGCTGACCGCGGCGCTCGTCGTGCCGCCGGTGCTGTGGCTGGCCACGGAGAGCGTGTGGACGGTCCTGGCCGTCGCCCTGCCGCTGCTGGGCGCGGCGGGCGCGAGCAGCGTGGGGCGGTTCGTCGCCGAGTACGACTGGACGGTGGCCGAGTCACCCGACGGGCTGCGCCTCGACCACGGCCTGCTGGACCGGGCCCACGAGACGGTGCCGCCGGGGCGCGTGCAGACCGTGCGGATCGTGGAGCCGCTGCTGTGGCGGCGGCGCGGCTGGGTGCGCGTGGAGCTGGACGTGGCGGGCTCCTCCAACTCCGTGCTGGTGCCGGTCGCCCCGCGCGAGATCGCGGAGGTCGTCGTCGCGCGCGTGCTGCCCGGGGTGACCGTGCCGGAGCGGGCGGCGCTGTCGCCGTCGCCACGCCGCGCCCGGTGGTGCGTGCCGGTGTGGTGGCGCGGGTACGGGCTCGCCGTCACGGACGCGGTGTTCGCGGCGCGTTCCGGGCTGCTGCGGCGGAGGCTCGCGCTGGTGCCGCACGCGAAGGTGCAGAGCGTACGGATGACGCAGGGGCCGTGGGAGCGGGCCCGGGGCGTGGCCGACGTGTGCGTGGACACGGGTGCGAACAAGACGGTGCGGGCACGGCTGCGGGACGCGGCCGAAGCACGCGAACTGCTGCAGGCGCAGGCGGAGCGGTCACGGACCGGGCGCAGGGACGCACGGCCGGACCGCTGGATGGCGTGA
- a CDS encoding PH domain-containing protein — protein METGSPRDTGPAGTQGAAQTRGAAGTQDGAGAAGDGPVWIALPPGLLKMRRLLLVVWLGLISLAAGLVPGLLAGPAWAAFALPPLALMIWGWVMLERNWRSWRYAERADDLLISRGVLWREETVVPYGRMQLVEVTSGPVERHFGLASVQLRTAAAWTDATIPGLDPAEAERLRDRLTELGEARSAGL, from the coding sequence ATGGAGACGGGGAGCCCGCGGGACACGGGGCCGGCGGGGACACAGGGCGCGGCGCAGACGCGGGGCGCCGCAGGGACGCAGGACGGCGCGGGGGCCGCCGGGGACGGGCCGGTGTGGATCGCGCTGCCGCCCGGGCTGCTGAAGATGCGGCGGCTGCTGCTGGTGGTGTGGCTGGGGCTGATCAGCCTGGCCGCCGGGCTGGTGCCGGGCCTGCTGGCCGGGCCGGCCTGGGCCGCCTTCGCGCTGCCGCCGCTGGCCCTGATGATCTGGGGCTGGGTGATGCTGGAGCGCAACTGGCGTTCCTGGCGGTACGCCGAGCGTGCCGACGACCTGCTGATCAGCCGCGGTGTGCTGTGGCGGGAGGAGACGGTCGTGCCGTACGGGCGGATGCAGCTGGTCGAGGTCACCTCCGGGCCCGTCGAGCGGCACTTCGGGCTGGCCAGCGTGCAGCTGCGCACGGCCGCCGCCTGGACCGACGCGACCATCCCCGGCCTGGACCCGGCCGAGGCGGAACGGCTGCGCGACCGGCTCACCGAGCTGGGCGAGGCCCGATCGGCGGGGCTGTGA
- a CDS encoding NADH-quinone oxidoreductase subunit D, translated as MTPTTETMVGIGGAAESTDMVLNIGPQHPSTHGVLRLKLVLDGERITHAEPVIGYMHRGAEKLFEARDYRQIIMLANRHDWLSAFSNELGVVLAVERMLGMEVPERAVWLRTLLAELNRVLNHLMFLGSYPLELGGITPIFYAFREREELQHVMEEVSGGRMHYMFNRVGGLKEDLPAGWTTRARGAVADVRSRMDRFDDLVLGNEIFRGRTRGVGVLSPEAVHAYGVSGPIGRASGVDFDLRRDEPYLAYGDLQDTLRVVTRQEGDCLARFECLLEQTHNALDLADACLDRLAELPPGPVNQRLPKVLKAPEGHTYAWTENPLGINGYYLVSKGEKTPYRLKLRSASYNNIQVLTELLPGTLVADMVAILGSMFFVVGDIDK; from the coding sequence ATGACTCCTACGACGGAGACCATGGTCGGAATCGGCGGCGCCGCGGAGAGCACCGACATGGTGCTCAACATCGGGCCGCAGCACCCGTCCACGCACGGCGTGCTGCGGCTGAAGCTCGTCCTGGACGGCGAGCGCATCACGCACGCGGAGCCGGTGATCGGCTATATGCACCGCGGCGCGGAGAAGCTGTTCGAGGCGCGCGACTACCGCCAGATCATCATGCTCGCCAACCGCCACGACTGGCTGTCGGCGTTCTCCAACGAACTGGGCGTGGTCCTCGCCGTGGAGCGGATGCTCGGCATGGAGGTCCCCGAGCGGGCGGTGTGGCTGCGCACGCTGCTCGCCGAGCTGAACCGGGTGCTCAACCACCTGATGTTCCTCGGCTCGTACCCGCTGGAGCTCGGCGGGATCACGCCGATCTTCTACGCCTTCCGGGAGCGAGAGGAGCTCCAGCACGTCATGGAGGAGGTCTCCGGCGGGCGGATGCACTACATGTTCAACCGCGTGGGCGGCCTCAAGGAGGACCTCCCGGCCGGGTGGACCACGCGCGCGCGCGGCGCCGTCGCCGACGTGCGTTCCCGGATGGACCGCTTCGACGACCTGGTGCTCGGCAACGAGATCTTCCGGGGCCGTACCCGGGGCGTCGGCGTCCTCAGCCCGGAGGCCGTGCACGCCTACGGCGTCAGCGGGCCGATCGGGCGCGCCTCGGGCGTCGACTTCGACCTGCGCCGGGACGAGCCGTACCTCGCCTACGGCGACCTCCAGGACACCCTGCGGGTGGTGACCCGGCAGGAGGGCGACTGCCTCGCCCGCTTCGAGTGCCTCCTGGAGCAGACGCACAACGCGCTGGACCTGGCCGACGCCTGCCTCGACCGGCTCGCCGAGCTGCCGCCCGGGCCGGTCAACCAGCGGCTCCCGAAGGTCCTGAAGGCGCCCGAGGGCCACACCTACGCCTGGACCGAGAACCCGCTCGGCATCAACGGCTACTACCTGGTCAGCAAGGGCGAGAAGACGCCGTACCGGCTGAAGCTGCGCTCGGCCTCGTACAACAACATCCAGGTGCTGACGGAACTGCTGCCGGGGACGCTGGTCGCGGACATGGTGGCGATCCTGGGGTCGATGTTCTTCGTGGTGGGGGACATCGACAAGTAG
- a CDS encoding SAM-dependent methyltransferase has translation MTAVTRGEGPEERQGLQWRGWRAAAREALYGPGGFYRRAEGPAGHFRTSVHASPLFAGAVAGLLCRVDDALGRPATLDFVDMAAGRGELAGGVLAALPADVAARTRAYAVEIAERPAGLDHRIEWLAEPPQGVTGLLFANEWLDNVPVDVAEVDSAGVARLVLVRKDGTERLGDPVAGAQARWLARWWPLSVEAGLRAEIGLPRDEAWAAAVATLDRGLAVAVDYAHTADTRPPFGTLTGFREGRETAPVPDGSCDITAHVALDACALPGGRLLPQREALHALGLTGARPPLTLASADPAAYVRALASAGEAAELTATGGLGDFGWLVRPVGIGDPL, from the coding sequence GTGACAGCGGTGACGAGGGGCGAAGGCCCAGAGGAACGACAGGGACTCCAGTGGCGCGGGTGGCGTGCGGCGGCTCGGGAGGCCCTGTACGGGCCGGGCGGCTTCTATCGCCGGGCCGAGGGGCCGGCCGGGCACTTCCGTACGTCCGTGCACGCGTCGCCGCTGTTCGCCGGGGCTGTGGCGGGGCTGCTGTGCCGGGTCGACGACGCGCTGGGACGGCCCGCGACGCTGGACTTCGTCGACATGGCGGCCGGGCGGGGCGAGCTGGCCGGCGGGGTGCTCGCCGCGCTCCCGGCCGACGTGGCGGCCCGCACGCGCGCGTACGCCGTCGAAATCGCCGAGCGACCGGCGGGGCTCGATCACCGGATCGAGTGGCTGGCCGAGCCGCCGCAGGGTGTCACCGGGCTGCTGTTCGCCAACGAGTGGCTGGACAACGTGCCGGTGGACGTCGCGGAGGTGGACTCCGCGGGCGTGGCGCGGCTGGTGCTGGTCCGGAAGGACGGGACCGAACGACTCGGGGACCCGGTGGCCGGGGCGCAGGCGCGGTGGCTGGCACGGTGGTGGCCGCTGTCCGTCGAGGCGGGGCTGCGGGCCGAGATCGGCCTGCCCAGGGACGAGGCGTGGGCGGCGGCGGTCGCCACGCTCGACCGGGGGCTCGCCGTCGCCGTGGACTACGCGCACACGGCGGACACGCGGCCGCCGTTCGGGACGCTCACGGGCTTCCGGGAGGGCCGCGAGACGGCGCCCGTGCCGGACGGCTCGTGCGACATCACGGCGCATGTCGCGCTCGACGCGTGCGCGCTGCCCGGCGGGCGCCTGCTCCCGCAGCGCGAGGCACTGCACGCCCTGGGCCTCACCGGCGCGCGCCCCCCGCTCACGCTGGCGTCCGCCGATCCCGCCGCCTACGTACGCGCCCTCGCGAGCGCCGGGGAGGCCGCCGAACTCACCGCGACGGGCGGACTGGGCGACTTCGGGTGGCTGGTGCGGCCGGTCGGGATCGGGGACCCGCTCTAG
- a CDS encoding sensor histidine kinase, translating into MQRLYDFLRRHPMWVDGSWAVVLLGISGVGGASGGFGPPAVAVPLSLLLCLVVALRRRMPEKMLLLATAVGVAQLITDVEMGPHDFAMLVIVYTVAAEGARWASRFALGAGLCAAPVAHLRWPSDDMSVVGGIAATIFMSVPFALAWVLGDSIRTRRAYFAQLEERAARLEREREAQSKVAVAAERARIARELHDVVAHNVSVMVVQADGAAYVLDAAPDQAKKALETISSTGRQALAEMRRLLGVLRTGEHQEAGEYVPQPDVQQIGDLVEQCRGHGLPVDFKVEGTPRPLPSGVELTAYRIVQEALTNTRKHAGPNAGASVRLVYFDDGLGLLVEDDGKGAPHELYEEGGLDGQGHGLIGMRERVGMVGGTLDAGPRPGGGFRISALLPLKPAG; encoded by the coding sequence GTGCAGCGTCTCTATGACTTCCTCCGCAGGCACCCGATGTGGGTCGACGGCTCGTGGGCCGTGGTCCTCCTCGGGATTTCCGGGGTCGGCGGAGCGTCGGGCGGATTCGGCCCCCCGGCCGTCGCCGTTCCGCTCTCGCTGCTGTTGTGCCTGGTGGTGGCGCTGCGCCGCCGCATGCCGGAGAAGATGCTGCTGCTCGCGACCGCGGTCGGGGTGGCCCAGCTGATCACCGATGTCGAGATGGGGCCCCACGACTTCGCCATGCTGGTGATCGTCTACACGGTCGCGGCGGAGGGCGCGCGCTGGGCCTCCCGCTTCGCGCTGGGCGCCGGCCTGTGCGCGGCTCCCGTGGCCCACCTGCGCTGGCCGAGCGACGACATGAGCGTCGTGGGGGGCATCGCCGCGACGATCTTCATGAGCGTGCCGTTCGCCCTCGCCTGGGTGCTCGGCGACTCCATCCGCACCCGCCGTGCCTACTTCGCGCAGCTGGAGGAGCGGGCCGCCCGCCTGGAGCGGGAGCGCGAGGCGCAGTCCAAGGTCGCCGTCGCCGCGGAACGCGCCCGCATCGCGCGCGAGTTGCACGACGTCGTCGCGCACAACGTCTCGGTGATGGTGGTGCAGGCCGACGGCGCCGCCTACGTCCTCGACGCCGCGCCCGACCAGGCGAAGAAGGCCCTGGAGACCATCTCCTCCACCGGCCGCCAAGCCCTCGCCGAGATGCGCCGCCTGCTCGGCGTGCTGCGCACCGGGGAACACCAGGAGGCCGGCGAGTACGTGCCGCAGCCCGACGTCCAGCAGATCGGGGACCTCGTCGAGCAGTGCCGCGGACACGGGCTGCCCGTCGACTTCAAGGTCGAGGGCACCCCCCGCCCGCTTCCCAGCGGCGTCGAGCTCACCGCCTACCGCATCGTGCAGGAGGCGCTCACCAACACCCGCAAGCACGCCGGACCCAACGCGGGCGCGAGCGTGCGCCTGGTGTACTTCGACGACGGCCTCGGCCTGCTCGTCGAGGACGACGGCAAGGGCGCCCCGCACGAGCTGTACGAGGAGGGCGGGCTCGACGGCCAGGGCCACGGCCTGATCGGCATGCGGGAACGGGTCGGCATGGTCGGCGGCACCCTGGACGCCGGCCCGCGCCCGGGCGGAGGATTCCGCATCAGTGCCCTGCTGCCGCTCAAACCCGCCGGCTGA
- a CDS encoding response regulator yields MTIRVMLVDDQALLRTGFRMVLAAQPDMEVVAEAGDGVEALQALRSTEVDVVLMDVRMPKLDGVEATRRICADADPPKVLILTTFDLDEYAFSGLKAGASGFMLKDVPPGELLAAIRAVHSGDAVVAPSTTRRLLDRFAPMLPGTKQPQHKELERLTEREREVMVLVAQGLSNGEIAARLVLSEATVKTHVGRILTKLGLRDRVQVVVLAYETGLVRAGGHG; encoded by the coding sequence ATGACGATCCGCGTGATGCTCGTCGACGACCAGGCGCTGCTGCGCACCGGGTTCCGGATGGTGCTCGCCGCCCAGCCGGACATGGAGGTCGTGGCCGAGGCGGGCGACGGGGTCGAGGCCCTCCAGGCGCTGCGCTCGACCGAGGTCGACGTGGTGCTGATGGACGTCCGCATGCCGAAGCTCGACGGTGTGGAGGCGACCCGCCGGATCTGCGCGGACGCCGACCCGCCGAAGGTGCTCATCCTGACCACCTTCGACCTCGACGAGTACGCCTTCTCCGGGCTGAAGGCCGGCGCCTCCGGCTTCATGCTCAAGGACGTGCCGCCCGGGGAGCTCCTCGCCGCGATCCGCGCCGTGCACAGCGGTGACGCGGTCGTCGCGCCCTCCACCACCCGGCGGCTCCTTGACCGCTTCGCACCGATGCTGCCGGGCACCAAGCAGCCGCAGCACAAGGAGCTGGAGCGGCTCACCGAGCGCGAGCGGGAGGTCATGGTGCTGGTCGCGCAGGGCCTGTCCAACGGCGAGATCGCGGCCCGGCTCGTGCTGTCCGAGGCGACGGTGAAGACGCACGTGGGCCGCATCCTGACCAAGCTGGGGCTCAGGGACCGGGTGCAGGTGGTGGTGCTGGCCTACGAGACGGGGCTGGTGCGGGCCGGCGGGCACGGCTGA
- a CDS encoding DUF5937 family protein — MSVHIDITGLRPMGAPPARAEPRAWGRVAVVPSPLAELGMALHALSEPGHHPGLQGWVTGVTARLDPHLADRMCEADFLWRTTFSDLFLPYAGVPGGSTLPCATLAEELDLLDKLTDEQFVDAALEFTCAVGYGSCGPTALSDPELRRRSLDLAAARGPQQLRFSERLLADPPRIRAWLRQFLQDCDEAFFAETWSRLRHQLAADARHKTDLLRHRGLAEALAAVSPAVTLDEAAADITVDKLGDGRTATGDGGLLLVPTSLGWPHLMVLYRYGWQPVLHYPVGSPELSAPPALEQLALRMTALSHPVRMRMCRHLARSAYTTGELAQVHGMTAPEISRHLAVLKKAGLVSTRRRGRYVLHQLDVTVVARLGSEFLEGILR; from the coding sequence ATGAGCGTGCACATCGACATCACGGGGCTGCGGCCGATGGGGGCGCCCCCTGCTCGAGCGGAGCCGAGAGCTTGGGGGAGGGTCGCCGTCGTGCCCTCGCCCCTGGCCGAGCTGGGCATGGCGCTGCACGCGCTGTCCGAGCCGGGACACCACCCCGGCCTCCAGGGCTGGGTGACGGGCGTGACCGCCCGGCTCGACCCACATCTGGCCGACCGGATGTGCGAGGCCGACTTCCTGTGGCGGACGACGTTCTCGGACCTGTTCCTGCCGTACGCCGGCGTTCCGGGCGGGAGCACACTGCCGTGCGCCACCCTCGCCGAGGAACTGGACCTGCTCGACAAGCTGACGGACGAGCAGTTCGTGGACGCGGCGCTGGAGTTCACCTGCGCCGTCGGGTACGGCTCGTGCGGGCCCACCGCGCTGTCCGATCCCGAGCTGCGCCGCCGCTCCCTGGACCTGGCCGCCGCGCGGGGGCCGCAGCAGCTGCGGTTCAGCGAGCGGCTGCTGGCCGACCCGCCCCGGATCCGGGCCTGGCTGCGGCAGTTCCTCCAGGACTGCGACGAGGCGTTCTTCGCGGAGACGTGGTCCCGGCTGCGTCACCAGCTCGCGGCGGACGCCCGCCACAAGACGGACCTCCTCAGACACCGGGGCCTGGCCGAGGCGCTCGCCGCGGTGTCCCCGGCGGTGACGCTCGACGAGGCCGCCGCCGACATCACGGTCGACAAGCTGGGCGACGGCCGTACGGCCACAGGCGACGGCGGCCTGCTGCTCGTCCCGACAAGCCTGGGCTGGCCGCACCTGATGGTCCTGTACCGGTACGGCTGGCAGCCGGTGCTGCACTACCCGGTGGGCTCCCCCGAGCTTTCCGCCCCGCCCGCGCTGGAGCAGCTGGCCCTGCGCATGACCGCGCTGTCCCACCCCGTGCGGATGCGTATGTGCCGCCATCTGGCCCGCAGCGCGTACACCACCGGCGAGCTGGCGCAGGTGCACGGCATGACGGCCCCGGAGATATCCCGGCATCTGGCCGTGCTGAAGAAGGCGGGTCTGGTCAGCACCCGTCGCCGCGGGCGCTACGTCCTGCACCAGCTGGACGTGACGGTGGTGGCCCGGCTGGGCAGCGAGTTCCTGGAGGGGATCCTCAGATAG